In Babesia bovis T2Bo chromosome 3, whole genome shotgun sequence, the genomic window AGGAGCGCTGCTCCCAGCATATACGTCACCAAAACCACAAAAGTACCCCCAAAGTGTACCTATAACATGAGGACTGTTTCCAGTTAATGCAATAATGCACCTGACCAGATGATAAAGGCATGAGTCTTTAATCTTAGTATTTGAGTAGTGATACAAAATTGACGATATGCGATAACCAACCCATGAATCAGCATCTACCTTATTTTTCTCATAAAATTTTCGGTAACCCATAGGTATCGGGCAATATTGGCCTTGAGTTCTATGGTCAATATGGGAAGCGATGGGTGGGTAATCAATTGTATCCGATTTCCCATTTGCCTTCACAAATTTATCATAGACATCATCACACGTAAACACTGGTAAGCAATCGCAAAGAAATGCTTGTAGAGGAGATGGAAATCCACCGGAAGTACGTTGTTTGCCACATTTTTCCATATGTTTTTTTCTATGCTCTGCAATTCTGCGACCTTCTATTTTCTCATTGTTTCCATATAAAAACAGATCATCGGCTACACAAATCCAGCTTCTAACTTCTGCATAATTCGCTTCATAACCAAATCTACAATCTCCCCAGCCATGGGCCCTCCACGGCAGACCTATGCAATGTTCTTTCAAAAAATACAACTGGTAAAACAGTGCCATGACGCAGTCGCTCAACAATGAATAGGCGGCGGTTGCCCTGCTAGGAAAGCCAAATTTGAAGCATTCATTAGCATAGAGATCGTGAATGGGAGTGGAAGCACTTGTCCCTTGTGGAGAAGCCGATCCTGTAGCATCGCTAGAGAAGCTTCCCTCCAAAGACAGTATTACCATCggagtatatatacatccgGCCATTAGATAGAATACTATAGATTCCTTGTCAATGGTGAAGCTATTGTCCCCATCCCCGATGAATTTCATTGAACTATCTTCACCACTGTTCCTCTTGATCATCTCCGTCATCTTTTGGATTAGCTCTTGGTATATaggactatagggcaatgcacttaaCCAGTAGAGGATTTCACGGATAGTCCTGGGCTCTCTAGGTTCCTTCGGTGCGCTGGACGTTTGTTGAGTTTGTGTTGCTGCATTTTCCTGTATGCTCCGTTGTACGCTCCGGAAATAACCAGTGGAGAGGATATGAAGAATGGTGAGGTGATGGTCGGTATTAAGATTCTGATCCTGGCCGTTATTAATAGTTGCAATTTCCGATCGACTTTTCTCATAGACTATTTGAAGGAATTCGCCATAGCTTGCACCGACCTTTGATTTGCAATCATCAAATATTGTAAGACACTTTACTACCACATCTGATCCCGATGTTTTTGTAAGTTGTTTTGTATCATAGCCGAGACACGTCATTACATATCCCAAAAACAGGAAACTGCTACCATCAATAGTCATACCGTTCCACCTTTTACCATCTCCATGACATAACCAAAATAAATATGCGAGACCATTGAACAAAAGTGGTATGCAACCCATGAATATCCTGGCACATTTTCCCCGATCTGTAACACCGTGACTTATTCTTGACATTACGTTGCTACGAACAAAGTATTACGTACTTTATTATAAATAATTCATACATAACCTGCTGGCAGATATCTACCCTTAGTTTTGTCGGAAATTGTCCCCCTCTACACTAATGGACTTACCTGGAGTACCACCCTTCAACTTGGACCAGGTACAGTTAGTATTGTTCTTGTTGTTATAGGCAGAACTATAACCAGTCTTTTCAGCCGATGAATTCTGTTGGCCTATACCAGATCCATCTACGCTTGTACCTCCATTTGTGTGGGCACTCTCATTCCAACCTATAAACTTAGCCAATCCTTTTCCCAATCCCTCTATCAGGTTTCTTACAGTCTTCGTCCCACGGATCCCTTGGACGGTAGAGAGTAAGCTGGCGATATTCAAATTGCCTCCAACCGCTAGGTCACCCAGATGACTCATGTCGACTCCGTCCAGAAGGTCACATACTGCGGCTGCAAGGCCGCAAATACAGTCTACGACAAAGTTACAAGGAAACAAGTAATTAACCTACCATCATCATTCAGCGAtttaccatccttaccagttaccctcaggacccagtcaatggcctccttaAGGTTTGCGGGGGAATCCGTCAAAGACAACTTCTGAGATGATGATGTGGCGTCACCAGCCATGTTAGCGATACGCCTCTTACTGGAGGTGTATGCCAATCAGTTATCTTTGACAAAAATCCTGTGACATTTATTTCCAACGTCTCCTACGAGTAACAGAAACATGATGATTGCTTTATCAACACATTACATGTCTTTGGGAGATAGATGGTATCAAAAcaatatcaacatatttCTCCAAGGATTGTAAAACGGCCGTATCGTAACCCGGGAAGATCATGATATGCGCAATGAAAGAGATTCTTATCCTATGTTGGGTACAGGTATAATCAAAGGATTCCTGTCATTAATGCAGAATACATTGTCTACGCTTCGTGTTAAGACATCTATATAATACTCGTGGTAATCCTAAATATTTGTGATATACGTGGTATGTTATGGAGGCGTGGGTAACAACCGTAAATGTACAACACAATATTATATCCGTCAGATGGCTATGATGCAAGTTCTCACTATGACAGCATCATTTGCATGCCTCGTTAAAATCTAAATATGTTTCTAGACACCTATATCAAGCAAGTGTTCCAACTTTTAACAGCTCTCCTCTGATGGGTGGTTggttatatacaatggcATTATCGTTATGTGTTCTTCCATTTACTTGAAATTAAGCATTATAGGCATAATATCATCTACATTTACCGTTGTGCGGTGCTTTCGGTTTAGGTATTTCCGAACAAAAAGTAGTTTTCGACCTTTCATTTCAGGGAACCAAAATAAAACCTCCATTAGTAACACGTTAAATAGATGTAAACAGTGGTTGGCTTAAACAACCAGAACTTCCGTGGAACTTATATATCGTGTAGAATATTATCTCCCAATGAAGCGGTTGGGCAAGTTTCCATCTGAATACGTGCCTTTAAGATTATATGGAGGAAGTGTAATGACACATCATCGTAATGGTAGAATCATTACATCATGCAAATAGATGCAACATAACCATTGGGATGTTAAACGGCATCAATTAATCTACTATCACTGCACCAGTAATTCGCCAAACACGGAGGGATTAATCCTATAGCAAGGTTCAACATATCATTCTCCACCATTGCCTGTTGTTAAAAACGCCGCTATTTCGCGTTCCTTATTTGGGAACCTATAGAAATCAATTGCCGTAATGTTAGTACCGTGCCCACGCTTTCTGTCTTTTATTATATGGGCTTTAACAGGAACTGGACCATGTGTTACCAAGATATATCCTTCAGCATCCACATGGGTTTCCCTTTGCAATCGGTTCTCCACATCCGCTTCAATGTCGTATGCCATCAAACATTCATCTACATCCTTTTGCAAAAGATCCATGGCACGATATTTAACACGCCTATATTCTAaatattgcgatagtaTGCTCTGTCCCGTGATGCTACATGGTTTAAGCAAATTTCCTTCCTCATGGATTGGATAGTCTTCATTATGTTTTCtcagatgtgtaacatcTGGTGCCAGATCGGGGAATACCGTACCCGGATTTGGACTACCACGGTCTCTGCGATGGACCTGCATTCTACCTGTAATCTTGAAT contains:
- a CDS encoding variant erythrocyte surface antigen-1 translates to MAGDATSSSQKLSLTDSPANLKEAIDWVLRVTGKDGKSLNDDDCICGLAAAVCDLLDGVDMSHLGDLAVGGNLNIASLLSTVQGIRGTKTVRNLIEGLGKGLAKFIGWNESAHTNGGTSVDGSGIGQQNSSAEKTGYSSAYNNKNNTNCTWSKLKGGTPDRGKCARIFMGCIPLLFNGLAYLFWLCHGDGKRWNGMTIDGSSFLFLGYVMTCLGYDTKQLTKTSGSDVVVKCLTIFDDCKSKVGASYGEFLQIVYEKSRSEIATINNGQDQNLNTDHHLTILHILSTGYFRSVQRSIQENAATQTQQTSSAPKEPREPRTIREILYWLSALPYSPIYQELIQKMTEMIKRNSGEDSSMKFIGDGDNSFTIDKESIVFYLMAGCIYTPMVILSLEGSFSSDATGSASPQGTSASTPIHDLYANECFKFGFPSRATAAYSLLSDCVMALFYQLYFLKEHCIGLPWRAHGWGDCRFGYEANYAEVRSWICVADDLFLYGNNEKIEGRRIAEHRKKHMEKCGKQRTSGGFPSPLQAFLCDCLPVFTCDDVYDKFVKANGKSDTIDYPPIASHIDHRTQGQYCPIPMGYRKFYEKNKVDADSWVGYRISSILYHYSNTKIKDSCLYHLVRCIIALTGNSPHVIGTLWGYFCGFGDVYAGSSAPGGKKELEESFKKQINEWCLVKPTTGDGTTYDIGKAATLWKGGQHDAKSAGQNVEHSKGLLDTMVSCKETATHTSCGLYLDTLGGSIYKTLSIKYSTVYLSWILYLTEGFHQGLEQLQSEFKNINCSKAGCVSHSGAGSGQCGFGGECKEGNHGTKLDNAKGNCTCESIVCCAGVLPVLFKYGFTYENPLNLAGLAVEDTTQSANKNTKTLRKCDQFATQLESVVSSPYYIALLKSINAFLYWLRLPFLTVSTLAWALCLVYLLWAVLVPLDWLHFRSHLMLPGCHWLDGQGLWFKISKVVVIKDTDLDYSPLGSVDFFR